The Streptomyces sp. NBC_01268 genome segment AGTCCTCGGGCGATCGCCGTCCCCGTGCTCGGCGCCGACAGGTAGCGGGCGAGGTCGTGCATCCGGGTGCCGTTGTCGATCCGCTGGTCGGACACGGCGGGGCCGAAGCGGGGCGCGAGGCGGTCGGGGAGGGCGACGACGTCGCCGCGGTCGGCGATGTTGGTCCAGTGGCGGATCCCGCCGGGCCAGCGGGCCGTGCCGTCCACCGGTGCCGGGGCCAGCCGGTCGAAGACGATCCCGCGCAGGCCGAGCGGGGAGCCGAGGGTGACGAGGTCGGTGACGGGCAGCTCCGGGCGGGCGCACAGCGTCTCGTACGCGACGACGGACCCCAGCGAGTGGGCGACGAGGACCCGGGTGCCGGGGCCGACGGCGGCGGCGACCCGGTCCTGGGCGGCCGCCCGCAGCGCGGGCTCGGTGAGGTAGCGGCGGACCTGCCGCAGCGCGAGGACGAGCAGCCGGTCGGAGACCCGGCCGAAGAAGCGGGTGCCGGCCAGGGTGTCGAGGCCGGCGCGGATCCGCTCGACGCGCAGGGCGCGGGAGGCGGCGTGGCCGAGGACGCCGCGCGTCCCGGCGGGGTCCCCGACGCCTTCCGGGTCCTCGGCGGCCCGCCGCCACGCGTCGAGCAGTTCGGCCTCCAGCCCCTCCTCGACGTCCCACTCGTCCCAGGGCGGCAGGTCGTCGGAGCGGGTTCCGGGCTCGGTGAACAGGTCGCCGTAGAAGGCGCAGCCGACGTCCTCGGCGGCCGGCGGCGGGGAGCCGGCGAGCAGGACGCCGTCCCGCAGCGCGGGCACGACGTCCCGGTGCAACTGCGCGGGCCCCA includes the following:
- a CDS encoding antibiotic ABC transporter ATP-binding protein; translation: MARVVVVHGIGQEFLGPAQLHRDVVPALRDGVLLAGSPPPAAEDVGCAFYGDLFTEPGTRSDDLPPWDEWDVEEGLEAELLDAWRRAAEDPEGVGDPAGTRGVLGHAASRALRVERIRAGLDTLAGTRFFGRVSDRLLVLALRQVRRYLTEPALRAAAQDRVAAAVGPGTRVLVAHSLGSVVAYETLCARPELPVTDLVTLGSPLGLRGIVFDRLAPAPVDGTARWPGGIRHWTNIADRGDVVALPDRLAPRFGPAVSDQRIDNGTRMHDLARYLSAPSTGTAIARGLG